In Bacteroidota bacterium, the sequence CTAGCGTCGGACCAACGGGGTGTGCCTGCGTGGACTCGCCGGCACCAGAAGTCGCCTCCGCATGGATACTCGAAACATGCTACTCCGTACCATGTCAACCATAGAGCGATGAAAAAGCAACTTACCAGTTCGCTTCTATTAACGATGCTCGCGTGCCTGACGATTTCGTCAGGCACACGGGCACAATTTCATTGGCACATCACTCGTTCCGGATTTGATGGGCGCTATTTTAGTCTGTTTTACCCCATCGCAAGTGCAGGAGAGGTTGTGACAGCCACTTGCCAAAAGACGGATACCTCCTTAAGGACTGTCAATAGAAATCGAATAGTCTTTTTGCGAAGCACTGACGCGGGCGAGACATGGATGGAACAAGACCCAGGGTTGCCGCACCACAAAGGAGACTTTCCTCTTCTGATTCAAGCGTTGCAACAAATTGATTCGCTCAATGCGGTTGCAGTCGGCGACACTGGGATAATCGTCAGGACGACCGACGGAGGCAGCACATGGATTCGTCAGGATTTGCATACCCTGGATCGAATTTCTGCCGTCCATTTCTCTGATCCCGCAACAGGCATCGCCATTACTTCTCGAATCGACCCACACGATTCGATGAGTTCAGTAAGTGACATCTATACGACCCACAATGGCGGCAAGGAATGGGATAAAGCGCCTGTTTCTACTTGGCTATGGTCTGTAACATGCCACTCCGATGGAGGCAATGTGTTTAGAGTGATTCCTTACGGAGGATATGGGCCGATCTATCGAACAACCGACAATTGGAATTCCTACGACACGACAGCGTTCGTCTTGCCGTGGGCTGATCGAGACCATCTTCTTACGGGTTTTCGGTTTCGAGGCTCTGATACTATTGTCGGATATGGCGTGCAAGGGCCGATTCAGGGTTATTTAAGGCCCATCGATGTCAGGCTATCGCTGAACGGTGGAACAACCTGGAATTCAACCGTAGGTATGCCAGATACGAACCTGTCCAACTCGTACAGTATGTCTCAGCTCGATCGCGATTTTGTATTTCTCGGTGCGATGATTCCTTCCAACGAAATGAAGATAGGAGTAAGCACCGATCATGGCGTTTCTTGGCGGCTCGATACGATTGCAATGGATACCAACTTTCTGACTACAGAGATCCTTGATGTAACCACAACACCCGCAGGTCATGCCATTGCCATTTTCCGAGGAGGTATCTCTCATGGAGGCGGTCAGACGATTCAGGACCAGTTCGTCCTCGTCCGAGGCGATCCGCCAAAGGCGCGAGTCGAGACCTTCGAGCGGATTGTCAACAAGGCGGCTGTCTATCCAAATCCTGCCTTCGATGCCGTAACAATCGCATCCCTCGCTATTCACAGTCCCGTTCGCATCCTCGATGTGATGGGCCGCGAAGTATTGCACGGGTTCGTACCCGCCGCTGGGGAACTCAGGCTCGATGTTTCCCAACTACCACGTGGGATGTACCAGGTGATGATCGAGCGTGATGGACAGATGATCCCGGTGGGGAAGCTCGCGCTGGTGGGGAAATAACGACGCGGAAATCGCGCTACTACTCCTCGTGGATTCGTACCAAAAACTTGCTTTAACGTCCAAATATGTGGAGGACCGAATTGATGCGGAAATGCGAAGTTTGCTTCGTTCTTTGTACCTTGTGGGCAGCGTTCGTGCTGCCCGCAAGGGCACAATTTATCTGCCACGTAACGCATGGCAAATATATCAAATCGGTCGTTTATTATAACTTTGCGTCGCTACGGTGCGATGGCAACACTGGCATCGTAGGTGCGCGCACAATTCCGGATACAGGAAGCGGTTTTGGCCGTATTGTTTTTCTTCGGTCTCACGATGGTGGACACACCTGGAGCGTGCAGGATCCAGACCTGCCATATTCCAAAGGTGGTGCCATAGTCGGCATCGACCTGATCGATTCCTCGAATATCGTCGCCTATGGCACCACCGATCCCGGAGATACTCCGTATGCTCTGCTCGTCCGGACCAGCAACGGTGGGACAACATGGCAACAGGAGACGGTGCCCACAGCATACAGTATCAATGACGTGAGCTTTTCCAACTCTCAGGATGGAATCCTCGCCAGCAGTGGCACGTACATTACATCGGATGGTGGAGCCCGCTGGGACTCGGTTCAGTTTTCAAGCGGAGGGATTGAAAGCTGCCATGCATACGGGAATGGAATGTATCGAGGTTTCAGATTCACGACCGGCGAATTATATACGACACGTGATAGGGGACGCACGTTCGATTCGACCGGCCCGATTGTTACCGATCCCGCCCGAAGAACTTTGTATTATTATGAGTTCTGTGCATTCGGCGCGGGCGATACCATGCTGGCATACGGCTGGCATCGGCTGACTCCTTCCAGCGATTTTCCTTGCATCGCGCGGACAATAGATGGCGGCAAACACTGGTTCTCCGTGTTCGATGATACCACGCACTCAACAGGATACGTCTCAGCTCTTTCAGACTTCCATCGAGACAAGCTTGTTGCAGGTGTCGCCGGCTGGGAAAATTTGGCGCTCTCGAGCACTGACAATGGTTCGACGTGGCATGTTGATACACTCATGTCCAGCGATACCGAATTCGATTGCTTCCGAAGCGATGGCATTGGTCTCAATTCTGATGGCGAGTTAGTTGCAGCCTACGATCATGACATTCTCTATCACCCCGCTGTGAACTCCCTCATTATTGGAAGGCCTGTTACGTCAGGCGTTCAAGCGGGCGATGGCGGGAGTCCAAATCTGGGCATCGTTCCTAACCCGACAACATCGTCGATAACAATACAAGGCGCCCCGTTCGGCCGCACCGTGCATGTTCTCGATTTTCTAGGCCGCGAAGTATCAGTCGGCTCAGTCCCGGCGAGCGGTCGGCTCACGTTGGACCTTCGCTCGCTGCCAAGCGGGGTGTATTATGTGAGCGATGGCCTCTCTCAAATGAAATTCGTTAAGGAATAGATCATGCAACAACGTATCGTACTGTTGGCCCTGTGCGCCATGCTGGCTGGTTTCGCATCGCCCACGCGGGCACAATTTATCTGCCATGTCGCGGATGGGTTCATCGGTCAGGATAGCCAAAGTTCTTACTGGTATACCGCTCTCTCCTGCAAGGGGAATAACGTTGTGGTGGCTGCGGATGTAATTGGGAATATCGGTTTGGACACCGGATACTACCTTGCGTTTCTATTTTCGACGGATGGTGGCAAGTCATGGCGAGTTGAGCGTCAGGGCCTACCAGTCCCGACATGGGACCATGCCCCGAACGTATCCACCATCGAGCGGATCGACTCGCTGAATATGCTCGCATTTGGCGATTCGGATCTCCTGGTACGAACGACGGATGCCGGTGCGACCTGGCAAGTACTTGTAAGTCCGACAAAGCATATTTTGGAGGGCATGAGCTTTTCCGATGCATCGCATGGGATGCTCCTCGCGGCGGATACTGTACAGGGCACGTACGTCACTTCCGATGGCGGCGTCAGTTGGAGTCCGGTCGCCTTCACGCGGATCTATGGGTGGCGAGGCCATGATTATGGAAACGGGAGGTACGCGATTTTTGCGTACGGATCTGGCGTCCTGTATACGACGAAAGACAACTGGAACACCGTTGATTCGAGCGGACCCATTGTCACCGATAGCAGCCGGACGCGTGAATATGTATTTGGGAATTGCAGCTTTGGCGCTGGAGATACGATGCTTGCGTATGGCAGCCGCTATTGTTCACTCGGACGGTACCCGTGTATTGCTCGGACAACGGACGGTGGCAAGCAATGGACTATGGTGCACGATGACACAAGTTCCATTTGGTATTCCGGATTGGTCTATTACTTCTCTGACATAGATCGGGACACAATTCTTGCCGGATGGAGCTATAACCCGGGCAAGGTGATGTGGAGCACAAACCGTGGCGCAACATGGAAACCTGATACTTTGATTGTTGATAATTCTGGTTTTTCCGGGTATCGGAATGTCGGGATTGGACTCAATGCAGAGGGGAAACTTCTCAGCGCCTATCTAGATCAGTATTCATCATGGTTAATCGTTGGCCAGCGAGCGAATGCAAGCGTGAATACGGGTCTGGTCGGGGACGCCGAGGTGGCACTCTATCCAAATCCTGCTGCGACAATGATAACGCTAACGGGCTCAATTCTCGGCGGGAGACTGCATCTGCTGGATATTCTTGGCCGCGAGGTTATGAGCCGCTCGATTCCGATGGACGGCACGATCACGCTGGATGTCGCGCAGCTTCCACGTGGAATGTACGAGGTGATGATCGAGCGTGACGGACAGATGATCCCGGTGGGGAAAGTCGCGCTGGTGGGGAAATAACCACACCCTGCCGACGCCTTGAAAAGGCGGGGGTATATTACTCTTCGTGGATTCCCGCCAGACGTTTGAGGGCGTGGATTTCACTGTTGGTGAGCGCGCGGGTCTCGCCCCGGCCCATGCCACGGTGGGTGAGTCCGGCGAACCGGATGCGGTCGAGTTTCTCGACTTCGTAGCCCAGCACCTCGAAGAGTCGTCGAATCTCGCGGTTCTTGCCTTCGCGCAGGATTAGCATAACATCTTTCGGCTCACGGGAATCGAGATTGACGTCAGCCGCACCGGTCACGTCGCCATCGCCGATCGCGATGCCACCTTCAGAAATCTTCTTGGCGTCCGCAAGTTGAAGTGGCTTATCGAGTGTGACGTGATACTCGCGCTCAATTTCATGCGATGGATGCGTGAGCTTGTTCGTCAACTCGCCATCGTTTGTCAGCAATAACACACCGGTGGTGTTGCGGTCTAAGCGTCCGACGGGATAGACGCGCTCGGTCGTGTTTACATAATCGAGGACGGTCGTGCGGTCCTTCTCATCGCTCGTGGTTGCGATGGTATCTTTCGGCTTATTCAGTAGAAGATAGACGAAGCGGGGCCGAATGGAGATCGGCTCACCGTTGACGGTGATGAGATCGCTGTATGCCTTGACCTTGGTGCCAAGCTCGGTGACAACCTTGCCATTGATCGTGACGACTCCGCTGGTGATCATTTCATCGGCCTTGCGCCGCGACGCAATACCGGCGGCAGCAATAAACTTATTGAGGCGCACATCACCGCTGCCAGTGCCTTCGAGCGTGGCCCGTGGCGGAGTCTGTTTCTGCTTGGGTGCCGACTTGGTTGTGGGCAATGTCAAACGCTTTATAGGACGACCCGGAAGCTTGGAAGCACCACCTGCGGAACGGGTCGGTCTTGCGCGTTCTGGCCGGCCAAAACTACCAGTTGCTCGTCTGCGCTCGACTGGCTCGCCGGCGCGCATAGCGCTCGATCGCGTAGGTGAGTTCAATCGAATCTGTGGGCGAGCCGGTGATCCGGGACGCATCGGTGAACCTGAGCGAGCGGGTGAGCTCGAACGCATCGGCGGGCGCGAGCCGGAAGATGAGGGGAGCTTGATAACGCGTCTCTCGCCGGCTGGTCGTAAAGATATGGCAGGTTGGTCAGATTGTGCGATCAACGCTGGCCTTGTAGCGACTACCGGAGTTGGAAGGTCGATGACCTTCTTCGCACGGATCACCGGCGCTTCGAAAGGAGCAGCCTCGTGAAGTCGTGGCGTGGCTTTGATAACGGCCGCCGGAGTCTCGACGAGTGGTACACTCTTGCGCGGTGCACTGCTGCGAGGCGTAGTGGATCGGATGCGGGGGGCTGCCGATTTTGGCGCAGAGGATCGCGCCGCACCCGTGCGTG encodes:
- a CDS encoding T9SS type A sorting domain-containing protein produces the protein MKKQLTSSLLLTMLACLTISSGTRAQFHWHITRSGFDGRYFSLFYPIASAGEVVTATCQKTDTSLRTVNRNRIVFLRSTDAGETWMEQDPGLPHHKGDFPLLIQALQQIDSLNAVAVGDTGIIVRTTDGGSTWIRQDLHTLDRISAVHFSDPATGIAITSRIDPHDSMSSVSDIYTTHNGGKEWDKAPVSTWLWSVTCHSDGGNVFRVIPYGGYGPIYRTTDNWNSYDTTAFVLPWADRDHLLTGFRFRGSDTIVGYGVQGPIQGYLRPIDVRLSLNGGTTWNSTVGMPDTNLSNSYSMSQLDRDFVFLGAMIPSNEMKIGVSTDHGVSWRLDTIAMDTNFLTTEILDVTTTPAGHAIAIFRGGISHGGGQTIQDQFVLVRGDPPKARVETFERIVNKAAVYPNPAFDAVTIASLAIHSPVRILDVMGREVLHGFVPAAGELRLDVSQLPRGMYQVMIERDGQMIPVGKLALVGK
- a CDS encoding T9SS type A sorting domain-containing protein codes for the protein MWAAFVLPARAQFICHVTHGKYIKSVVYYNFASLRCDGNTGIVGARTIPDTGSGFGRIVFLRSHDGGHTWSVQDPDLPYSKGGAIVGIDLIDSSNIVAYGTTDPGDTPYALLVRTSNGGTTWQQETVPTAYSINDVSFSNSQDGILASSGTYITSDGGARWDSVQFSSGGIESCHAYGNGMYRGFRFTTGELYTTRDRGRTFDSTGPIVTDPARRTLYYYEFCAFGAGDTMLAYGWHRLTPSSDFPCIARTIDGGKHWFSVFDDTTHSTGYVSALSDFHRDKLVAGVAGWENLALSSTDNGSTWHVDTLMSSDTEFDCFRSDGIGLNSDGELVAAYDHDILYHPAVNSLIIGRPVTSGVQAGDGGSPNLGIVPNPTTSSITIQGAPFGRTVHVLDFLGREVSVGSVPASGRLTLDLRSLPSGVYYVSDGLSQMKFVKE
- a CDS encoding T9SS type A sorting domain-containing protein, producing the protein MQQRIVLLALCAMLAGFASPTRAQFICHVADGFIGQDSQSSYWYTALSCKGNNVVVAADVIGNIGLDTGYYLAFLFSTDGGKSWRVERQGLPVPTWDHAPNVSTIERIDSLNMLAFGDSDLLVRTTDAGATWQVLVSPTKHILEGMSFSDASHGMLLAADTVQGTYVTSDGGVSWSPVAFTRIYGWRGHDYGNGRYAIFAYGSGVLYTTKDNWNTVDSSGPIVTDSSRTREYVFGNCSFGAGDTMLAYGSRYCSLGRYPCIARTTDGGKQWTMVHDDTSSIWYSGLVYYFSDIDRDTILAGWSYNPGKVMWSTNRGATWKPDTLIVDNSGFSGYRNVGIGLNAEGKLLSAYLDQYSSWLIVGQRANASVNTGLVGDAEVALYPNPAATMITLTGSILGGRLHLLDILGREVMSRSIPMDGTITLDVAQLPRGMYEVMIERDGQMIPVGKVALVGK
- a CDS encoding pseudouridine synthase, giving the protein MPKLPSKKPRSTSAKPSIRKSAATGAPRKSASRKSASRKSASSAAPPHASAPRKKTASASATRTTAVRKSAPRATATPRAAATPRAASPRSATARPRTASPRSATPRTGAARSSAPKSAAPRIRSTTPRSSAPRKSVPLVETPAAVIKATPRLHEAAPFEAPVIRAKKVIDLPTPVVATRPALIAQSDQPAISLRPAGERRVIKLPSSSGSRPPMRSSSPARSGSPMRPGSPARPQIRLNSPTRSSAMRAGEPVERRRATGSFGRPERARPTRSAGGASKLPGRPIKRLTLPTTKSAPKQKQTPPRATLEGTGSGDVRLNKFIAAAGIASRRKADEMITSGVVTINGKVVTELGTKVKAYSDLITVNGEPISIRPRFVYLLLNKPKDTIATTSDEKDRTTVLDYVNTTERVYPVGRLDRNTTGVLLLTNDGELTNKLTHPSHEIEREYHVTLDKPLQLADAKKISEGGIAIGDGDVTGAADVNLDSREPKDVMLILREGKNREIRRLFEVLGYEVEKLDRIRFAGLTHRGMGRGETRALTNSEIHALKRLAGIHEE